Genomic DNA from Flavobacterium sp. N502540:
GATCTGTTTTATTTTTACTGATTGCCACTACCGCCTTCTTTATCGTTACAAAAGGTTTTAACTATGTAAAAGATAATGTAATCGGTCATCCTTCAAAAGAATTACTAGAAGGGGAATGGGTAAAAAGTGAGTACGGAAACCCGGGCATCCTGATTGAAACCCCAAAGGTTTTAAAACGTATGGATACTCAAAAAGTCCTTCCGAAAGAAACCATGGCCCTAATCAAAGAAATGCAGCTTTTCGCTTACGGAAGCATGGTTGGAAACTTCTACGTAACCGTTTCTACCAGTAAGTTTAAGAATCCTGTAGAGCTTGACTTAGCCAAAGCATTAGAAGGTTCTTTAAAAGTTATTGAAGCTCAGGGCGGACAAAATATTATTGTGAAACAAGAAGATTTTCAAACCAATGAAGGCGTTCAGGGACTAAAAGGATACGGAACCATGACCGTTTTCAATCCGATTGACAAAACAAGTACGAAAGCATATTATGAACTTTTACTTTTTAAACAAGATCAGGGATTACAACAGATCTTGATTTTACACGAAGAAGGAGACACCTATGCCAATGATATTACAACCAGAATATTAAATTCTGTAGAACTTAGAAAAGCGAGTAACTAATGGATAAGATAACTTTTTTAAATCCGGAATTTTTTTGGTTGTTTCTGTTAATCCCAATTGCGATCGCTTGGTTTTTCTGGAAACGCAACCAGCAATCGGCGACTTTAAAAATGAGTTCAACTCAGGGTTTCAAAAACAGCGAATCGCTATTGACCAAATTAAAACCTTGTTTATATGTTTTCAGGATTATCGCTTTAAGCGCTTTAATTATTGCCTTAGCGAGACCAAGAACAGTAGACATCAGTAATCAGACCAAGACCACAAAAGGGATTGATATCGTAATGGCAATTGACGTTTCGGGAAGTATGCTCGCCAAAGATTTAAAGCCAAATCGTATGGAAGCTTTAAAAAGAGTAGCGGCAGATTTTGTTGAGGAAAGACCTAACGACAGAATTGGATTGGTTTTATATGCCTCAGAAGCTTATACCAAAACTCCTGTTACAAGCGATAAAGCTATTATCCTAGAAGCTATCAAAGGAATCAAATACGATACGGTGCTGCAAGACGGAACGGGAATTGGAATGGGATTGGCAACCGCTGTAAATCGTTTAAAAGACAGTAAAGCAAAAAGCCGTGTGATTATTTTGATGACTGATGGAGTAAACAATGCCGGTTTTATCGAGCCAGAAACTGCTTCTGACATTG
This window encodes:
- a CDS encoding vWA domain-containing protein, producing MDKITFLNPEFFWLFLLIPIAIAWFFWKRNQQSATLKMSSTQGFKNSESLLTKLKPCLYVFRIIALSALIIALARPRTVDISNQTKTTKGIDIVMAIDVSGSMLAKDLKPNRMEALKRVAADFVEERPNDRIGLVLYASEAYTKTPVTSDKAIILEAIKGIKYDTVLQDGTGIGMGLATAVNRLKDSKAKSRVIILMTDGVNNAGFIEPETASDIAKQYGIKVYTIGIGTNGMAPSPYAYAPNGGFLFKMQKVEIDEQLMKSIARKTDGTYFRATSNDRLAEIYSAINKLETTEIQELKFYDYDEKYRVFVLLAAFLLVLEVGLRNTVYRSFI